The segment TGATGCAGCTGTAACTGCTGTCATGAATGTTGAAAATGGAATTGCTAAGATTTCATTCTCACGTGAAGAGATGCGCGATTCACAAAAGAATTACAATAAAATGTCGTGTGCAGATTTTATTAAATCAAATGATGCACTTGACTGGAATGCTTATTTCTCAGCAATGGGCTTGGATAGCATACCTGAATTGGATGCTAAGCAGTTTGCTTATTATAAGAAACTGGGCGATTTCTTAAAAACAGTTTCTTTAGACGATCAGAAGTGCTATTTGGCATTTAATTTATTGAGAGCTGCTGCTCCTTATTTGAGTGACAATTTTGTAAATGCCAACTTTGATTTCTATGGAAAAACAATGTCAGGAAAGCAGGAGTTGGAACAACGTTGGAAACGTGCTTTGTCGACTGTAAATGGCGTATTGGGAGAAGCTGTTGGTCAGATGTATGTGGCTAAATATTTCCCTGCCAGCTCGAAAGAAAAGATGCTGACATTAGTGGGTAATCTTCAGAAGGCTTTAGGTGAACGGATTAATAACTTGGAGTGGATGGGTGATTCGACAAAGCTGAAAGCTCAGGAAAAACTGGCTGCTTTTACAGTGAAGATTGGTTATCCTGACAAATGGAGAGATTATTCCGCTTTAGAAATTAAGCAGGACTCTTATTGGGCAAATGTTAGACGTTCTTCTATCTTTGAAATGGATTATATGTTGGCTGATGCCGGCAAACCGGTAGATAAGTCTCGCTGGTATATGACTCCGCAGACTATCAACGCATACTACAATCCGACTACTAACGAAATCTGTTTCCCGGCTGCTATTCTTCAGCCTCCGTTCTTCGATCCGGAAGCCGATGATGCTATCAACTATGGGGCTATTGGAGTCGTTATTGGACATGAGATGACACACGGATTTGATGACCAGGGGCGTAATTATGATAAGGAAGGTAATCTGACAGACTGGTGGACAGCCGACGACGCTACTCGATTTACAGAACGGGCTAATAAGCTGGTCGCTCAATATGACAATATTCTTGTATTGGATACGATGCATGCTAATGGTAGTTATACGTTAGGAGAAAACATTGCTGACCAGGGCGGTTTGCTGATTTCTCATCAGGCTTATCTGAACAGCCTTCAAGGACAGACTCCTGCTGTGATCGATGGCTTTACGGGCGAACAGCGTTTCTATTTAGGTTACGCAACTTTATGGGCACAGAATATCCGGGATGAAGAAATTGTTCGTCTGACGAAGATGGATCCGC is part of the Parabacteroides sp. AD58 genome and harbors:
- a CDS encoding M13 family metallopeptidase, translated to MKVKIMFPLMAAGLMALAGCGNNAQKTDGQSSCKSVNLANLDTTVAAGADFYQYACGGWMKEHPLKPEFSRYGVFEQLMETNREQLRALVEELKAAPQEEGSVAQKIGMLYELALDSVKTNEDGFEPVKEELAAIRDLGTKAELSKMVAYLHKEGITPYFALYVGADEKNSSMNIVQLYQAGLGMGDRDYYLQNDETFSKIREAYKAYISRLFVLAGHSPEQADAAVTAVMNVENGIAKISFSREEMRDSQKNYNKMSCADFIKSNDALDWNAYFSAMGLDSIPELDAKQFAYYKKLGDFLKTVSLDDQKCYLAFNLLRAAAPYLSDNFVNANFDFYGKTMSGKQELEQRWKRALSTVNGVLGEAVGQMYVAKYFPASSKEKMLTLVGNLQKALGERINNLEWMGDSTKLKAQEKLAAFTVKIGYPDKWRDYSALEIKQDSYWANVRRSSIFEMDYMLADAGKPVDKSRWYMTPQTINAYYNPTTNEICFPAAILQPPFFDPEADDAINYGAIGVVIGHEMTHGFDDQGRNYDKEGNLTDWWTADDATRFTERANKLVAQYDNILVLDTMHANGSYTLGENIADQGGLLISHQAYLNSLQGQTPAVIDGFTGEQRFYLGYATLWAQNIRDEEIVRLTKMDPHSLGKWRVNAALKNIDAFYEAFGIKEGDAMYMQPADRVNIW